The Candidatus Omnitrophota bacterium genome has a segment encoding these proteins:
- a CDS encoding NACHT domain-containing protein, translating to MPKEYSPFTPGVPVPKEFFTGRVNEIQQFVATVKKSIGRKSLERIFVQGERGIGKSSLCSFCAFMVENDYKVLPIHVFLGEVGALEEMAKRVFEGLIDASVKKSWFDSIKNIFEKHLQEVDLFGVQMTFNATKSDLSNAVNNFSKILNNLWDKIRDQRDGVLLILDDLNGLAANEKFANWLKSLIDGIAVQRDSIPLTLVLVGLPERRSQLIASQPSLDRVFDPIEIRRFNEEETNEFFRKAFEKVGVKVSSASLKLLNVFSNGYPVFMHELGDAVYQINQDNLIDEEDVTQGIRRATRIIGEKYIEPKIVSAIKSIKYKRILKRIAEGEILFQFTRKDIQEKLTKEEANVFDNFLRKMRKLDVIQQDAEFGRGAYVFTKALYWLFLRLQA from the coding sequence ATGCCAAAAGAATATTCTCCATTCACTCCCGGAGTCCCCGTTCCCAAAGAATTTTTTACAGGCAGAGTCAACGAGATTCAACAATTCGTCGCTACCGTCAAGAAATCTATCGGAAGAAAATCGTTGGAACGGATATTCGTACAAGGAGAAAGAGGAATCGGAAAAAGTTCTCTCTGTTCCTTCTGCGCTTTTATGGTTGAAAACGATTATAAAGTATTACCTATTCACGTCTTTCTCGGCGAGGTGGGCGCGTTGGAGGAAATGGCGAAGAGAGTTTTCGAAGGCCTGATTGACGCCAGCGTCAAAAAAAGCTGGTTCGATTCCATAAAAAATATCTTCGAAAAACATCTTCAAGAAGTGGATTTATTTGGCGTACAAATGACCTTCAACGCGACGAAAAGCGATTTGTCGAACGCCGTCAATAATTTTTCGAAAATATTGAATAATTTATGGGATAAAATTCGAGATCAACGAGACGGCGTTCTACTCATCCTGGACGATCTCAACGGCCTCGCCGCCAACGAAAAATTCGCCAATTGGTTGAAAAGTCTCATCGATGGTATCGCTGTTCAGCGCGATTCCATTCCTCTAACTCTTGTTCTTGTCGGCTTGCCGGAACGCCGCAGCCAACTGATCGCAAGCCAACCTTCGCTTGATCGCGTTTTCGATCCCATCGAAATCCGCCGGTTCAATGAAGAAGAAACCAACGAGTTTTTCCGTAAAGCTTTTGAGAAAGTGGGCGTAAAGGTTTCTTCGGCCTCGTTGAAATTATTAAATGTTTTTTCCAACGGTTACCCCGTTTTTATGCACGAATTGGGAGACGCTGTTTACCAAATCAACCAAGACAATCTTATTGATGAAGAAGATGTTACTCAGGGAATTAGGCGGGCAACGCGAATCATTGGAGAGAAGTACATCGAGCCGAAAATCGTATCCGCTATTAAAAGCATTAAATATAAGAGAATTCTTAAAAGAATCGCAGAGGGAGAAATTCTGTTTCAATTTACACGAAAAGATATTCAAGAAAAACTAACAAAAGAAGAAGCCAATGTTTTCGATAATTTCCTGAGGAAAATGCGCAAATTGG